One window of the Klebsiella sp. WP3-W18-ESBL-02 genome contains the following:
- the acrA gene encoding multidrug efflux RND transporter periplasmic adaptor subunit AcrA, with the protein MNKNRGLTPLAVVLMLSGSLALTGCDDKPAQQGAQHAPEVGVVTLKSEPLVITTELPGRTSAFRIAEVRPQVSGIILKRNFTEGGEITAGESLYQIDPATYQASYESAKGDLAKAQAAANIAKLTVNRYSKLLGTQYISKQDYDTAVADAQQANAAVVAAKAAVETARINLAYTKVTSPISGRIGKSSVTEGALVQNGQATALATVQQLDPIYVDVTQSSNDFLRLKQELADGKLKQENGKAKVDLVTNDGIKYPQSGTLEFSDVTVDQTTGSITLRAIFPNPDHTLLPGMFVRARLEEGTNPNALLVPQQGVTRTPRGDASALVVGADDKVETRQIVAAQAIGDKWLVTEGLKDGDRVIITGLQKVKPGVQVKAQEVTSDDKQQAAAGAAQSEQTKS; encoded by the coding sequence ATGAACAAAAACAGAGGGTTAACGCCTCTGGCGGTCGTTCTGATGCTCTCAGGCAGCTTAGCGCTAACAGGATGTGACGACAAACCAGCTCAGCAAGGAGCACAACACGCACCAGAAGTTGGCGTCGTGACGCTCAAATCTGAACCTCTTGTAATCACGACGGAACTGCCGGGCCGCACCAGCGCCTTCCGCATTGCAGAAGTACGCCCGCAGGTCAGCGGTATTATTCTGAAGCGCAACTTTACGGAAGGGGGTGAAATCACCGCCGGTGAGTCGCTTTATCAGATTGATCCAGCAACGTATCAGGCATCTTACGAAAGCGCCAAAGGTGATTTAGCCAAAGCGCAGGCCGCGGCCAACATCGCAAAGCTGACCGTGAATCGTTACTCCAAACTGTTGGGTACGCAGTACATCAGCAAACAGGATTACGATACGGCTGTTGCCGATGCGCAGCAGGCTAACGCTGCGGTAGTCGCTGCCAAAGCGGCGGTAGAAACCGCACGTATCAACCTGGCTTATACCAAAGTGACCTCCCCTATCAGCGGGCGCATTGGCAAATCTTCGGTTACCGAGGGCGCGCTGGTGCAGAACGGGCAAGCTACCGCGCTGGCAACCGTTCAGCAGTTGGACCCTATCTATGTTGACGTTACCCAGTCCAGCAACGACTTTCTGCGCCTTAAGCAGGAGCTGGCGGACGGCAAGCTGAAACAGGAAAACGGCAAAGCGAAAGTGGATCTGGTGACCAATGACGGCATCAAATATCCGCAGAGCGGCACCTTAGAGTTCTCTGACGTGACCGTTGATCAGACCACCGGTTCTATCACGCTGCGCGCTATTTTCCCGAACCCAGACCATACGCTGCTGCCGGGCATGTTCGTTCGCGCACGTCTGGAAGAAGGGACCAACCCGAACGCGCTGCTGGTTCCGCAACAGGGCGTGACCCGTACGCCGCGCGGCGATGCGAGCGCGCTGGTTGTTGGCGCTGACGATAAAGTCGAAACCCGCCAGATTGTTGCCGCACAGGCCATTGGCGACAAATGGCTGGTCACCGAGGGCCTGAAGGATGGCGATCGCGTCATTATTACCGGTCTGCAAAAAGTGAAACCGGGCGTGCAGGTCAAAGCGCAGGAAGTCACTTCTGACGACAAACAGCAAGCCGCAGCGGGCGCTGCTCAGTCAGAACAAACCAAGTCTTAA